The window TTCTATATCATTAATCTTTTCATTTAGAATAACCTTCTTGATTTCCATTTCGGTACAAGACCCCATATTTTTTGCGAATAAACCTTCATCTGTACCCCAAATATTACAATAAATTTGCCAGCCAGAAGTATCTTGCCAATGATGGGCAAATAGAGTACAATTTATTTTTGAAGGGTATGGGGTTCTATCTGGCAATGCTGATATAAATGAAGTATATGCTTTATAGCTTATTGTAGCGTGATTATTTACAAAACATTGGCCCGTTGGATAGATATATTGGAAATCTACTGATTTGAAACCGGCATTTGTAATATGCCAATCAGGCTCATCAACAAGAGGCTGATTGGCGTATGATTGTTGTTCATCGATTGTTAGATTGCCACGAAATATTTTGTACATATGTTTGTTTGTAGCAATTGCTAAATAGTCTTCATTTCGTACTTGAGGATTATTTCTATAGTAGGCTATATCTCTTTTAGAACTTATAATAGAGATATCATTGATTCTTGTAACACCAGGATAATTAACTTTTATTTCATGCTTTGTTTCATTTCTAACGTGAATAATAAGATCTGGTTTGATTAGAAAATACATTTCTGATGCATTGTAACCAGTAATTTGTGCAATGTTTAAACCGTTTGTTAATGGATAAATATTAAAAGCTTCATCACCTTCTTTTTTATAAAACACATTTCCTGATTGTGTTAAACCCCAAACGGTATGGTCTTCAACAGAAACAAATACTTGCTTAAAGGATTGATCTTCAAGAAAAGATTCGCCTATGGTTAAGTTTAACTGGCCTTTAGTGATAAATGGAAAAGATAGCAGTAAGCAAGTGAGAAGTAAGGTGTTAAAATTTAGCTTGAGAAACATGTGCAATTATACTATATAAAAATTGCAACTAAAATTTGTTTCTACATCATCTACAAATACACATTGGGCATTATTTCCCAAGCCCAGGGTTTTTTAAACGTTTTAAAAGTCCTTAACTTAGAGAAATATAAAACTTCACTTGTCCGTTGATTTGCAATGTCTCTTCTGTTCAAATTGCCATTGGTGGTAAATAACTCACGAGTTTTGAAATCGTAAATTCGTTCCGTCATATCGCCATTATTTTGATTATAATATAAGTTTATGGCATTTGTTAGGAACCAATCTTTATTTTCAAATTTGAAAGTGTAGCCCAATTCCCAGCGCCAATCCGAACCGCCTTGAAACCTTAAATAAAGCTGTTGATCCTTAATGGCAATCCGTTGAAGTGGATCGCCATGTTTCCCACCTTCTTCTGATCTTAAAATAAAATCGTTGTTTTGAACGGATAAATTATAATTTCCCGTTAATTTATCTTTAAAATAAATAGCCAGTATCCTAGGTTTTTGAGTTTCATTAATTATAGCCGTAGTGTTGTCTCCATAAACCCTTGTTTCGCTAACTGGCTTATCGTATTCAAAAATTAAGGCTAAATCTATGGACTGATCATTATTTAAATCGCCATGCGAGGTATCAATTACATTCCAATTGTTTGGCGTAAGTTGGTTAATTGTTAAGCCACGGCTTATAACTTTGGGAAATTTAAAAGTATTTTGTCCGAAACTAAGTTGCACAAAATGCGTAATAAAAAACAAAATCAAAATTCTCATTCAGGCAATTATCATGGTTATTTCTTTATCAGAACGATTAGATTGATGTTTTAGTTTGAATGTTAGCTTAGATTATTGAGAGTCTTTCCTTTCAGCACAAACTTTTTTGAGTTATACTCGACTACAGCGAACATGAATACCGATTTTTTTCCGATATGAGTAACGCGGAACTTTCCAAACAAAAGAAAACTGTACTTGCTTTCTAATAATAATTTCGTTTATTGATTCCTAGTCATTAATCTTTAAAAATCCATTACTTTTGTAAAAATATAATTCCATTTGAAAACCGAAATTTTCGTTATTACGCCGCCGTTTACACAACTGAATACTCCGTATCCGGCATCAGCTTACATAAAAGGGTTTTTAAACACCAAAAATATAAGCACAACTCAGGCAGATTTAGGTATTGAGGTAATTTTAGAATTGTTCTCAAAACAAGGATTAAACAATTTATTTGAGGTAGAAAACGGGAGTCTGAAAAGTGATAATGCAAAACGTATTTTAGCTTTAAAAGAAGAATATTTAAAAACGATAGATAATGTAATTGCCTTTTTGCAGGGTAAAAATCCAACACTTGCTTTACAAATTTGTAGTGATGATTTTTTACCACAAGCCTCTCGATTTGCGCAGTTAGAAGAATTAGATTGGGCTTTTGGGGCAATGGGTACGCAAGATAAAGCCAAACATTTAGCCACACTTTATTTAGAAGATATTTCAGATTATATTGTAGAATGCATTGATGAAAATTTTGGTTTTAGTCGTTACGCTGAGCGTTTGGGCAGAAGCGCAAATTCGTTTGATGAGCTTTACGATGCCTTATTGAAACCGCCAACTTACATAGATCAAATTTTAGTATCGATCTTAGAAGAGAAAATTTTTAATATACAACCTAAACTATTTTTAATTTCGGTTCCTTTTCCAGGAAATTTATACAGCGCTTTCCGTTGTGCGCAATGGGTTAAAGCCAATTATCCAGACATAAAAGTTTCTATGGGCGGCGGCTTTCCGAATACGGAATTACGTTCGTTGTCGGATAAAAGGGTTTTCGAATTTTTTGATTATATAACCTTGGATGACGGAGAATTGCCAATAGAACTGCTTCATCATAATATAATACATCCAATCCCTGTTGAAGCTCATTTTTACAAGCGAACTTTTCTATTGGAAAATGGTGAGGTAGTTTATAAAAACGATGCATTTAGAAGCGATTACAAGCAGGCAGATGTAGGTACGCCAGATTATTCGGGCTTATTGCTAGATAAATATATTTCTGTAATTGAAATTGTTAATCCGATGCACCGCATGTGGAGCGATGGGAGATGGAATAAATTAACGATGGCACATGGTTGTTATTGGGGCAAATGTACTTTCTGTGATATTTCCTTAGATTATATCAAAGTTTATGAACCTGTCGCCGCTAGATTAATTGTTGATCGCATTGAAGATTTAACTGCTAAAACTGGTCAAAATGGTTTTCATTTTGTTGATGAAGCGGCGCCACCGGCTTTAATGAGAGAGGTTGCGCTTGAAATTATTAGAAGAAAAATTTCTGTAACCTGGTGGACGAATGTTCGTTTCGAAAAGAGTTTTAGTTTAGATTTATGTTTGCTTTTAAAAGCATCTGGCTGTATCGCAATTTCTGGCGGTTTAGAAGTGGCTTCAGATCGCTTGCTAAAATTAATCGACAAAGGCGTAACGGTTGAACAGGTTGCCAAAGTAACCCGAAATTTCACTGAAGCAGGCATAATGGTTCATGCTTATTTAATGTATGGTTATCCTACACAAACAATTCAAGAAACAGTAGATAGCCTAGAAATGGTGCGCCAATTATTCGAAATGGGCATTTTACAATCTGGCTTTTGGCATCAATTTGCCATGACTGCTCATAGTCCGGTGGGCATGTATCCCGAAAAATTTGGCGTAGTTAAAGAGACAGAATCAATTGGAAGCTTTGCCAATAATGACCTCAATTATTTTGATAAAACAGGTATCGATCATAATCAATTTAGCTACGGGTTGAAGAAATCGCTCTTTAATTTTATGCATGGATTATGTTTTGATTACGAACTTCAAGACTGGTTTGACTTTAAAATTCCCAAGACGAAAATCCCATCAAATTTTATTGAAATGGCTTTAAATAACGATGATAAATTTAACGTAAAGCCAACTGCAAAAGTCATCTGGATGGGAGGGAAACCTTCAGCAGAATATATTACTAAATCAAAAAAAGGTAATTCTTGGGAAATGGCCGCTTTAACTTTTCACGCTAAAAAGAAAAGTTTCACCATTCAAACTAATAAAAATGAAGGTGCTTGGCTGGTTGCTATCCTCGAAAAAATATCTATTTCGAATGAAAAAGTTCACACATTTTTAGAGGTTAAAACCGATTTTGAAACTGAAATAGAAAATTTTGAGTTGTTTTGGTATTCAAAACCGATCAACACATTAAGAGATTATGGCTTATTGGTTTTATAACAATTTGCATCGAAGCTATAATAGTTTAACCAACATTTATTGCTAAATACTATTATTATTTAAGTCAACTCTTTTATAAAATAAATGTCCTTTTAAAAGTCTTTTTCCAATTTGGATACCTTCCTTTTCTACCAAATAATAACATAACGATGCAATTGTTATGGTAATTAAGGCACAAGGAATTACAAATATCCAGAAAAATCCCTCGCTTTTAAATGAATGATTTAAGATATAAGGAATTTTCAAAAACACGTAAATAATTGCCATATGGAGCAAGTATAAACTGTAGCTAATATTTCCTAAACGTTTTGCTCCCTTAAGTTTTAGTAATCCAAATAGATCTGAACCGTTGCTTATTAAATAAAATGCGATTAATAAAATAATAATTTGAGGTACGCCAAGAAGTGAATGAAAGAAAACGATAATGCTTATTAAGCAAAGCGAAACTAGGAAAGAGCTTATCATTAAATTTCTTTTCGTTTGATATTGTATGTGTTTCAAAGCAGCACATAACATTCCGCAGAAAAAGAAAACTATCCAACATTTTTTCTCACTATGACCAATACCGATATAAACCAAAATCAATGTTAGTCCAATAACACTAACAAGAAACGGCTTCTTTTTTGCAAGGAAAGCTAGGATTGGCAAAGAGAAGTAGAAATACCATTCTAGTTTTAAAGTCCATATTACGCCTAATAAACGTTCCATGTGTACTTTATTTAAATCATCTACAGGAAAAATACCAAGAGCTAAATATTTAACTCCTGCAGTTATAACCTGTACTGGCGAAGATTGAAAACTGAAACTTGTAGAAACCAGAACAATTATTAGTACAAATACGTAAGTAAGATAATAAGCAGGAGCGATGCGGAAAAATCTGGAGATTAAAAACTTGAACCAGTTTTTAGCACCATCAGATTCTATTATTTTACCATAGAAAAGATAACCCGTAATCATAAAGAAAAATGATACTCCAAGCGGCCCTAACATTCCATTAAAAACATGATATGTTGACCATTGATGGTGTCTAATAAAACTATAATTGCTATCTAAATGATTTATAAATACCGCAAAAGCTAAAAAACCACGCAGTCCGTCCAACGTAGAAACCCGCTGCGTTATTGGAGCGGAGGTTTCATCTAGTTTTTTAAATATCGGAAGCGATATGAATAAGAGTGCTACAATGGTTAATAGCAAAAAAGGAAGAGCGTCCATTTTTTTCTGATTTGATTTATACTAATTATTTCGATATAAATTTAAAAAGTTAAAAACCAAACGTCTACTTAAACTTACTTATGTAACTTGAATTGGGTTATTGGTGAGAAAATATGAGCAATTATTAATCGCAATGTGGAACGGTGAAGGTCCAAGTTTCCGAATCGCTATTCGGAATAATGTATCCATTTCCTTTGGCATTTTCAAACCATAATTTGCCACGCAATTTTTCTCTTGTACCCATTTCATTCATGGTAGCACTATCATATAAACGCCCATTTATCATTACAAATTTTATTTTTTCTGAATTGCGAATATCATCTAAAGGGTTATCATCCATCACAACTAAATCTGCTAATTTTCCAACTTCTAAAGATCCAATTTCTTTGTTCATGCCTAAATAACTTGCTCCATTAACCGTGGCATTTCTAATGGCTTGTAAAGGCGAAAAACCACCTTGTACCATCATCCATAGTTCCCAATGCGCACCCAATCCTTGAATTTGGCCGTGTGCACCCAGGTTAACTTTTGTTCCGCCATCAGCTATTTTTTTGGTTGCTTTAGCAATATCAATGTGGTTGTAATCGCTATATTCTGAAGTTGTTCTCCTTCTTGCTCTTGCATCAATAATAGATCGTGGCGTAAAAGCCAAAAGTTTATCATTCTCCCAAACGTTTGTTCTATCATACCAATAATTTTCTCCCCACTGGCCTCCATAAGCAACAATTAAAGTTGGTGTATAACCAACATTTGTGCCGTTCCACAGGGCGGTTACATCTTTATAAACTGGTAAAACCGGAATGCTATGTTCAATGCCTGTATGGCCATCAGCTACCATGTTCATATTCGTGAAAAAGGTTGATCCACCTTCTGGCACCACTTCCATTTTTAACTGTCGGGCTGCTTCCAAAATTTGCTGGCGTTGCTCTCTTCTAGGCTGATTATATGATTTTACAGAAAACGCACCAACAGCTTTTAGCCTTTTTAAATTGGCCAGTGCATCCTCCAAACTATTTATCACAACTTTAAAATCTCCGTCAGCTCCATATAAAATCGATCCGGTGGAATAAACCCGTGGACCAATCATTCTACCTGCCTTAAGCATTTCGCTCTGACTAAAAACCATCTCAGTATTGCTCGATGGATCATGAGAAGTAGTAACTCCAAAAGCTAAATTTGCCATGTAACTCCAGTCGCTTTGTGGTGTAATCCCATCAGGACTTGTGCGCAAATGAGCATGCACATCAATAATGCCTGGCATTATTGTTTTGCCAGTTACGTCAATAACTTTTGCGTTAGCTGGAATAGTAATTGTATCAGATTTTCCAATCGAGATTATCTTGTTTCCATCAGTTAAAATAGTGCCATTTTCAATCACTTCATCGCCTTTCATTGATATTATTCTAGCTCCTTTTAAGGCGACCAATCCTGTTGGAACATCGCTTTTTAAAGTAAGATTAATATCAGTGGATGTTGCTTGAGTTTTAGGTGAAGTACCGTCAAAATTAAAGGCTTTATTTACATCAATGGTGAAATATTTTGGCCCTAATGTCCAATGTAAATTTTTACTATCTGCACTCCATTGCATATAGGTGCCGCCTTCAGTCGTAACTTTTGTTACAGGAATCGCTTTATTTCCTGCCGATGCATCTTGTGCAGTTCCAACGTTTATCATTGGCGTGATGTAAACATTAAAAAGTTCGGTAAAAGCCAAATATTTATTATCCGGACTCACTATGAATTGATTTGCATATTGGGAGGTAAAATGCGTTCGTTCGTTTGCGCCATTTAAATCAATACTTTTCAAAGCTTTTTTGCCATCAGCAGAACTTTGAAAGTAAATTCGTGTATCCGTATTATTAAACTGCGGTTTAATTCCATTATCAGAAACAAGTATTTTTGATCCACCGCTTGCTGGCATGATAAAAATTCCAGTTCCGCGACCATAATTATAACCTAAAACATCGTTTCCGCTTCCTTTTCTGAAAACAATTTTTTCCCCTTTGGTGGAGTATTGTGGCGAATAATAAAAGCCTTTCTCATCGCTGAGGGTGATTGTTTTTCCGGATTTTAAATCAGTTCTCTTTATCGCTCCTCGAAGTTCATCATTCCATGTGGTGTAAATAATATATTTCCCATCAGGACTAAAATTTGGCTCGAACTCAAAATCAAGTCCTTCTGTTAAACGCTCTGGTTTTCCACTTGATAAATCTTGTCTATAAATATAACCAGCTGCATTAAAAACAATCGTTTTTCCATCCGGAGATGTAGTTAATTGCCTTAACATTTTTGCTGAAAATTCATTATCGAAAACAGGATTTTCAAAATGTAATGCTTGTTGAATGGTTTGAACAGTATTAGCTTTAAAAGGAATTGTTGAATTAATTAATGTAACTATATCAGTTTTTTTAATTTTACCTTTTGCATAGAAAACTATGCTTTTACTATCTGGCATCCAAGCAAAATTTGGATAAACACCAAAAATAGCCCAGGTTTCTTGCTGATCATGAGATAAGTCGTCGTATATAGGCCATTCCTCACCTGTTTTTATATTTTGAACATAAAGCACAGATTTTAATCGAACCCGTTTTACAAACGCAATCAAATTTCCATCAGGAGAGACTTGAGGTCTACAAGCACCGCCTTGTTCATTAATAAGCGTTGTTAACTTTCCATTATTTAAATCCAATTGGCGAATGGCGTAAATGGTACCGTTTGGATCTTTACTATACTCAAAATTTGGCCCCGGACTAACATCTTCACTAAAGTAAACGAACTTTCCATCAGGAGATACATTAGGTTCGCCAGCATCTTGTTGGTCGTTTTTTCTTTTAGTTAATTGTATTCCGTCACCACCATTAATATTATACATCCACATTTCGCCGGAACCTAAAGATCTGCCAGCGGTAAAATGTTTTCGGGCAATTAAATACTCACTATTGGGCATCCAAGTTGCGTTATTCAACAATCTAAAACTTTCTTTTGTGATTTGTTTTTTGCCCGAACCATTACGATTCATAATCCAAATGTTATCGCCGCCGCTCTTATCGCTTGTGTAAGAAATGTATTTTCCATCCGGACTAAACCGAGGCTGCACATCAAAAGCAATACCGCCACTTAATAATTTTGCCGTTCCACCAGCGATTGGCATTGAATAAATATCGCCTATCAAATCAAACACAATTTCTTGTCCATCTGCACTTACATCTAAATTCATCCAGGTACCTTCATCTGTATTGATGGTTACATTTTTGGTAGTACCAAGATATTTTTCTACATCCCATTTTTTATCCTGGGATTTAGCTATAAAAAATATAAGTGAAAAAATGGTTAATAAGTAAAGGTGTTTCATCTAATTGTTTATTAATTGGGCCGCAATTTAGTAATATCAATAGCTTTTTTATAGTTTTGATACTGCCGATTTATGACAGCAATAGAGATTTTACAAAAATACTGGGGGCACCAAGCTTTCAGACCATTACAACAAGACATCATTTCTTCGGTTTTAGAAGGGCAGGATAGTTTAGCGCTACTGCCAACTGGCGGAGGAAAATCCATCTGTTTTCAGATTCCTGCTTTAGTGATGGATGGCATTTGTATTGTGGTTTCGCCGCTTATTGCGCTGATGAAAGATCAGGTTGAAAATCTAAAAGCCAAAGGAATTGAAGCTATTGCCATTTATGCCGGAATGGGAAAACGTGAAATCGATATTCTATTAGATAATTGCATTTACGGTAAAATAAAATTCCTTTATTTATCGCCAGAACGTCTGTTATCCGACATTGTTCGCGTGAGAATTTCCTACATGAAAGTCAATTTAATTGCCATTGATGAAGCACATTGTATATCGCAATGGGGTTATGATTTTCGTCCGCCATATCTTCAAATTGCAAAACTTAGAGAAATTCATCCTGATGTACCATTTTTAGCGCTTACAGCGACAGCAACAGAATTTGTTAGAAAGGATATTCTGGAAAAATTGGAAATGAATAATCCGAGGATTTTCGTTAAAAGTTTTGCTAGACAGAATTTAAGCTATGTTGTTTTCGGAAAGGAAGATAAATATAAAAAGCTGATAGACATTTGCCGAAATGTAAAAGGAACAGGATTGGTTTATGTACGTAACCGACGGGAAACTGCTGAAGTTTCAAACTTTATAAACCGAAATCAAATTAAAGCAGATTTTTATCATGCAGGATTAGAACGTGAAATTCGGTTTAAAAAACAGGAAGAGTGGAAACAGGATAAAACACGTGTAATGGTGGCTACAAATGCTTTTGGTATGGGGATCGACAAAGCCAATGTTCGTTTCGTAATTCACTTGGATTTACCAGAAAGTTTAGAAGCATATTATCAGGAAGCAGGTAGAGGTGGAAGGGATGAGAAACGAAGCTACGCAGTTTTATTGGCTAACCAATCTGATATTTTAAATCTTGAGGCTCGTTATGTAAATAGTTTTCCTTCAGCCGAGGAGATCAAAAAAACTTACCATTATTTAGGAAATTATTATCAATTGGCATTTGGAGCAGGCGAAGGTTTAACTTTTACTTTCGATGTTGCAGATTTTTGTAAACGATTTAATATAAGTGTTTTAAAAACCATATCGTCACTTAAATTTTTGGAACATGATGGTTACATCACGCTTTCCGAAAGTGTTTTTCTGCCTTCGAGGCTAATGTTTATTGTAAATCACGAAGAAGTATATCGCTTTCAGATTGAAAATAAAGGTTATGATAGCGTAATAAAAACTATTCTCCGATCTTATGGAGGTGCTTTTGATGGGTTTATAAAAATTAATGAAGCAGATTTAGCCAAAAAAGTAGGCATGTCTTATCAGGATGTTGTTGCTTTGCTAAATAAATTGCAGACAATAGAATTAGTAACCTACATACAACAAACCGATCAGCCTCAACTTCAATATATTCGTGCTAGAATAGATATGGATCATTTTGACTTAGATGTAAAATATTTAGCGCTGAGGAAAGAGATTTTACTGAAACAAGTAAGTGCAGTTGTGGCTTATGCTTCATCGGATACTTGCAGAAGTATTCAGCTTTTAAATTATTTTGATGAACATAATGCCTTAAAATGTGGTGTTTGCGATGTTTGTCTTGCCGAGAAAAGAGCTGAAAATGAAAGTAATTTAAGCGAAAAAATGGAGTATGAGATTATTACATTGTTGCAGCAGCAAGCTTTAAGTTTGGATGATTTAATTTCCGTTATCAAATATGGAAATGAAAATGAACGGCTCACTTCAATACGTGAGCTTTTAGACGCTGGAAAAATTAAAACCGATGGTAAAAAGTATTATCTATAAGTTTTCTGCTGATAAAAAAAACATATGGAATTAACATTATTATAATAATTTTACAATTCTAATTATCCTATTTTAAACCTCATAATGATAGAAAAAAATAACAAGAAAATTATCCGTTCATGGGCATTTTTCGATTGGGCAAATTCTGCTTATAACCTCGTTATTACCTCAACAATTTTTCCTGTTTATTATGCCATAATTACAACCACGAAAGAACATGGCGATCAGGTTTCTTTCTTCGGAAAAACTTTTATCAACACCGCATTATCCAATTATGCGCTTGCTGTTGCCTATTTAATTATGGTGCTTCTATTGCCAATTTTGTCTTCCTATGCTGATGCAAAGGGCAAAAAGAAATTTTTTATGACGTTTTTTACTTACATGGGCTCTTTGGCATGTATGGGTTTATATTTTTTCAAATTACCTACTTTAGAATTTGGCATTATTTGTTTTGTTTTAGCGGCAATGGGTTACGTAGGTGGTGTAATGTTTAATAATTCATATCTACCAATAATTGCTTCTGTTGATCAGCAAGATCGGGTTAGCGCTAAAGGCTTTTCTTATGGTTATATCGGTAGTGTAATTTTGCAAATCATTTGCTTTGTATTTGTACTAAAACCCGAACTTTTCGGTATTGTAGATAAATCATTCCCTGCACGACTATCTTTCCTACTAGTGGGAATTTGGTGGTTTATCTTTGCACAAATTCCATTTAAAATGTTGCCTAAAGATATTCCGAATGCGTCAGCCGTTGGCAAAGGCATTTTAAAAAGTAGTTTTAGTGAGTTTTCCAAAGTTTGGAAACAGTTAAAAGAAATGACGTTTTTGAAAACCTATTTAGTGGCATTTTTTTTCTATTCGATGGGTGTGCAAACCATCATGCTGGCAGCTGCTGGCTTCGGGGCAAAGGTTTTGAAACTCGAATCTGATAAGCTTATTATTGTAATTTTGATTATACAATTGGTAGCCATATTGGGTGCTTGGCTAATGTCTCAATTAGCAAAAAAAGTTGGCAACGTAACTGTATTATTAGGTGTTGTTATGGTGTGGATTGCTACTTGTGTTTGTGCTTATTACATCACTAATGCCACGCAATTTTATGGCCTTGCCGCAGTTGTTGGATTAATTATGGGCGGTATTCAATCACTTTCTCGTTCAACATATTCAAAATTTCTGCCTGCAAATTCTACTGATACTGCATCATTTTTTAGTTTTTATGATGCTACTGAAAAACTATCAATTGTAATTGGCTTATTTAGCTTTGCTTTTATAGAAGAACAAACCGGAAGTATGCGCAATTCGATTATTGCCTTAACATCGTTTTTTATTATCGGATTGATATTTTTAATACTTCTTAAAAAAATTGAACAAAAAGCAATTTCTAATATTGTAGATTTACAGCCTTAATGTCAATCCCTAATGAAAGTAGAATTATTTATACCTTGTTTTGTAGATCAACTATATCCAGAAACCGCGTTTAATACCTTAAGACTTTTAGAGAAATCAGGTTGCAAGGTAGAATACAATTCTAAACAAACTTGCTGTGGCCAACCTGCTTACAATGCCGGTTATTGGGACGAAGCTAAGGAAGTAGGAACGAAATTTTTAAATGATTTTTCTGAAAATACATATGTCGTGGCACCTTCAGCATCTTGCGTTGGTATGATAAAAGGCGGTTACAATGATTTATTTACGAATACCATTGTTCATAATAAATGCCGAAGTCTGCAAACAAACATTTTCGAGCTTTCTGATTTTTTAGTAAATGTGGCCAAAAAAGATTACTTCGGTGCTGAACTGGAAGGTAAGGCCGTTTATCACGATTCTTGTAGTGCTCTTCGCGAATGTAAAATAAAGGCTGAGCCCCGTCAGCTTTTGTCTAAAGTACACGGACTTGAAATGCTGGAAATGGATGATACCGATATGTGCTGCGGTTTTGGTGGAACCTTTGC is drawn from Pedobacter mucosus and contains these coding sequences:
- a CDS encoding MFS transporter encodes the protein MIEKNNKKIIRSWAFFDWANSAYNLVITSTIFPVYYAIITTTKEHGDQVSFFGKTFINTALSNYALAVAYLIMVLLLPILSSYADAKGKKKFFMTFFTYMGSLACMGLYFFKLPTLEFGIICFVLAAMGYVGGVMFNNSYLPIIASVDQQDRVSAKGFSYGYIGSVILQIICFVFVLKPELFGIVDKSFPARLSFLLVGIWWFIFAQIPFKMLPKDIPNASAVGKGILKSSFSEFSKVWKQLKEMTFLKTYLVAFFFYSMGVQTIMLAAAGFGAKVLKLESDKLIIVILIIQLVAILGAWLMSQLAKKVGNVTVLLGVVMVWIATCVCAYYITNATQFYGLAAVVGLIMGGIQSLSRSTYSKFLPANSTDTASFFSFYDATEKLSIVIGLFSFAFIEEQTGSMRNSIIALTSFFIIGLIFLILLKKIEQKAISNIVDLQP
- a CDS encoding (Fe-S)-binding protein, with protein sequence MKVELFIPCFVDQLYPETAFNTLRLLEKSGCKVEYNSKQTCCGQPAYNAGYWDEAKEVGTKFLNDFSENTYVVAPSASCVGMIKGGYNDLFTNTIVHNKCRSLQTNIFELSDFLVNVAKKDYFGAELEGKAVYHDSCSALRECKIKAEPRQLLSKVHGLEMLEMDDTDMCCGFGGTFAVKFNAISSAMAEQKVNNALAKNADYIISTDLSCLLHLQGYIEKNNLPIKTMHIADVLCNGWLESTEY